Proteins encoded within one genomic window of Effusibacillus lacus:
- a CDS encoding TIGR00266 family protein, which yields MNAHQIDFKIHGDDMQFVEIELDPQESVVAEAGGLMMMEDGISMETIFGDGSQENKGIMGKLFSAGKRLLTGESLFMTVFTNAGQGKRHVSFAAPYPGKIVPLDLSELGGKVVCQKDSFLCAAKGVSVGIELQRKLGTGFFGGEGFIMQKLEGDGLAFVHAGGTIYEKQLQPGELLRIDTGCLVAFTKEVDYDIEFVGGVKTALFGGEGLFFATLRGPGKVWVQSLPFSRLASRVFAAAPQGGGHRTGEGSILGGLGDLFDGD from the coding sequence ATGAACGCGCATCAAATCGATTTTAAGATTCACGGAGATGACATGCAGTTTGTTGAGATTGAACTGGACCCGCAGGAAAGTGTCGTTGCGGAGGCCGGCGGGCTGATGATGATGGAAGACGGCATCAGCATGGAAACCATCTTCGGCGACGGCTCCCAGGAGAACAAAGGGATTATGGGCAAGTTGTTCAGTGCCGGAAAACGGCTGCTGACTGGTGAAAGTCTCTTCATGACCGTGTTTACCAATGCCGGACAGGGCAAGCGCCACGTATCCTTTGCGGCCCCTTATCCCGGCAAAATCGTTCCGCTGGATCTAAGTGAGCTTGGCGGTAAGGTAGTTTGCCAAAAAGACTCTTTCCTCTGCGCGGCAAAAGGCGTATCCGTGGGAATAGAGCTCCAGCGCAAGCTGGGAACCGGCTTCTTCGGCGGTGAAGGCTTTATCATGCAAAAACTTGAAGGAGACGGTCTGGCATTCGTTCACGCAGGCGGGACCATTTACGAAAAACAGCTGCAGCCAGGCGAGCTGCTGCGGATTGACACCGGTTGTCTGGTTGCCTTTACGAAAGAAGTCGACTATGACATCGAGTTCGTCGGCGGGGTCAAGACCGCCTTGTTCGGAGGAGAAGGTCTGTTTTTTGCCACTCTTCGCGGCCCGGGAAAAGTATGGGTCCAATCCCTGCCCTTTAGCCGTCTGGCAAGCCGCGTGTTTGCAGCCGCTCCGCAAGGCGGCGGTCATCGTACCGGGGAAGGCAGCATCCTGGGCGGTCTCGGCGACCTGTTTGACGGCGATTGA
- a CDS encoding IS1 family transposase: protein MNRQMEIGEQRKERFRRNYNRFTDPETCENVLNKLRGHKQQGEIVCPHCQSHDVIGHGKYRDRQRYKCKCCSKTFNDFTSTPLHGTHYPHKWVKFLECMIKGESLRTAEIKVKVPYVTPVLLAAQNNWGPCPNRISNNREFTVIKDSPFPTRHHISTAYTIPIQPYDPTQFYNST, encoded by the coding sequence GTGAACAGGCAGATGGAAATCGGCGAGCAGCGAAAAGAACGTTTTCGCCGTAATTATAACCGCTTTACTGATCCGGAAACTTGCGAGAACGTACTTAACAAGTTGAGGGGCCACAAGCAGCAGGGAGAGATTGTCTGTCCCCATTGTCAGAGTCATGATGTGATTGGCCATGGAAAGTACAGAGATCGACAGCGATACAAATGTAAATGTTGCAGCAAAACCTTCAACGACTTTACAAGCACGCCTCTCCACGGGACTCATTATCCCCATAAATGGGTGAAGTTCCTGGAATGCATGATCAAAGGCGAATCCCTTCGTACAGCAGAAATCAAAGTGAAAGTTCCTTATGTAACCCCTGTTCTATTGGCGGCACAAAATAATTGGGGCCCTTGCCCGAATAGAATCTCAAACAACCGTGAGTTCACCGTCATCAAAGATTCTCCCTTCCCAACACGACACCACATCTCAACAGCGTATACCATCCCAATCCAGCCCTACGACCCAACCCAGTTCTACAACTCAACCTAG